The sequence GAAGAATTTACTACTCTGTCCTTAAAAAAGAAAGGGAAGGAAAATTCCTTGGTAAAACTGTCCAGGTAATACCCCACATTACAAATGAAATAAAAGAAAATCTTACAAATCTTGCTAAAGACTACGATATCATAATTGTTGAAATAGGTGGAACTGTTGGTGATATTGAATCTCAACCATTCATAGAAGCTGCAAGGCAAATAAAAAATGACATAGGAAAAGAAAACGTCTCTTATATCCATGTGTCCCTTTTGCCATACCTTAAAGCAACACAGGAATTAAAGACAAAACCAACACAACACAGTGTAAAAGAGTTGAGAAGTATGGGCATTCAGCCAGATCTTCTTGTTTTAAGAAGTGAAGTTGAACCTTCAAGGGAGATAAAAGAAAAATTATCCCTTTTTACAGATGTAAAACCATCAAATATTTTAGGAGCAGTTGATACGGACAATATATACAAAATTCCAATTTTACTTGAATCACAGGGCTTTTCAGAAAGAGTATTAGAAGTATTAAACTTACAGAAAAATACCTTAAATTTAACTGATTTTCTTAATTTTCTTCACAAGATGGAAAATCCAACTAAAACAGTAAGAATTGCAGTAGTTGGAAAATACGTTGAACTTAAAGATGCATATAAAAGCCTTATTGAAGCACTAAGGTATGGAGCAGTTGAAAATAGTGCAAAACTTTCAATTGAATGGGTTGATGCAGAAAATTTAGAAGGACCTGATTTCCGCGCTATATTAAATAAGGCAATGCTCCAAGGTATAGTTGTCCCTGGTGGTTTTGGTAAAAGAGGAGTAGAAGGAATGATAAATGCAATAACCTTTGCAAGAGAAAATAAAATTCCCTTTTTGGGCATCTGCCTTGGTATGCAGTTAGCAGTTATCGAATTTTCAAGAAACGTATGTAATTTACAGAATGCAAATTCAACAGAGTTTGACTCCAATACGCCTTACCCTGTTATTGATACCATGGAAAGCCAAAAGAATTTGAAAGAATTAGGTGGCACAATGCGGATAGGATCTTTTAAGGCAGTTTTAAAAGATGGATCCCTTACCCAAAAGATATACGGAAAAAAAGAAGTTAAAGAAAGACATAGGCATCGATATGAGGTAAATAATGATTACATTCCTATTTTAACTAACAATGGCCTTGTTATCTCAGGTGTTTCTTACGATGAGAAATTGGTTGAGTTTATAGAGTTAGCTAACCATCCGTTCTTTGTAGGAACGCAAGCCCATCCTGAATTTAATTCTTCTCCTTTAAACCCCAATCCTCTTTTTACAGAGTTTATAAAGGCATCTCTCAATTATAGACCATAGTAGAGTTTAAAGATAAATGTAATAACTGAGTCGGGAAGAATACGTTTTAAAAAAACAAAAAGCTTCTCAAAAAATGGCCCAATAATATATTTACGTCTTGGTTTGGGCGAAGTAATAATCTTGTAAATTAGAGTTGCAACAATAGCGGGATTTTCCCCATTTTGTTCGTCTTTTTCCATTTTACTTATTGCGCTATTAAATTTAGCATGGTAAGGAGAGTCTTCTTTTGTGTATTTTTCTCTTTTTGAGGTAAAACCGGTCTTAAAATCTCCAGGTTCAATTAACACAACATTTATGTTAAATGGCTCAACTTCAATAGCAAGTGCCTCAGAAAAACCCTCGACTGCAAACTTTGATGCAGAATAAAATGCCTGGTATGGAAGAGCAATAATAGATGCAATTGAACTAAAATTAATGATAGTGCCAGAGCGTTTTTTTCTCATGTGGGACAAAACTTCCTTTGTGGTATACACAATCCCAAAAAAGTTAACATCCATCTCTTTCTTTATGGCTTCAATTGGAGTATCTTCTACACTTCCTGCGATTCCAAAACCAGCAACATTAATAAGCACATCTATACTACCGTAGTTTTTGATGATCTTGCTTAAGACTCTTTTTACTTCCTCAGGGTTGCTTACATCAAGGTGAAAGGTAGAAAGTTCTTCTGAATCACTAAAACTTCTCGCTAAACCAATGGTTTTAAAGCCTTTATCTTTTAGATAATTAAAAATCTCTTTTCCGAAACCAGATGATGCACCCACTACAACAACTACCTTATCCATTTTTCCTCACAAAAGTTCTACTTGCCCTGATATTTACTTGTGTATTTAAAACATTTTCAATGATTATATCATCGACTTTAACAGGGGCTTCTACCTCTACACTTCTTAAAAGTTTTATAAGTTCAAATATCCTATCTTTAGGGAAGGGTTTATCGGTGTAAACAGGCAGAAGCGGGTATTCTGCATTTTTTATTCGCACAGAAGTTGTAACTTTTCTTTTTGGTTCTTTTACCTCTTCTTTTGCAAATTCAACCCCAATATTGCACTGATTACCTTCTACCTTTATTACTTCTTTTTCTTCAATAAAAACTGTTAAACTACATCCAACAGGGCACCCAAGACAGGTAAAGTTTTTCTTTTCCATTTACCCTCCAAATTTTTCAACGCTCACATAGAGTGTATTGGATTTAAAAACTTCATCGTAGGTTTTCTGCGGTATGGTAAGCACAACCATTTCTCCTGGTCTTACATAACGCTCAAGTTTTCTAAATATGAGATTGTTTTCATTTCGTAATTCAATCCATACTTTTTCTTCAATGGGTTTACTTACTCTCATCATAAGTTTAATGGGGGCTTTTTCAAGGGCATCCTTTTTTATAAACTGTGGCACAACATGATGGATGTTATTCCCACTTTTTATTGGGATTAAAACCTTTTCAGTTTTTTCCTTAAGAGCGTATCTAGAAGCTCCCTTTCCTGCAATAAAACCTGCTTCTGTTACCCAATCAACAAGGTCAAAAATATGCACAACATTACCTGCTGCAAATATCCCTGGTATGGAAGTTTGCATCTCTTCATCAACATACGGGCCTAAAATAGTTGGATCAATTGCAACACCTACACTTCTTGCAAGTTCAATTTCGGGGACAAGTCCTACAGAGAGAAGAAGTGTATCAGCTGTAATTATTTCTTCACTACCTTTTACTGGTTTAAAGTTTTCATCTACCTCAACTATTTCTACTGCTTCAACTCTATTTTTTCCTAAAATCCTTTTTACAGTATGTTTCAATTGAAGAGGAATATTAAAGTCTTGCAAACATTGAACATAATTTCTTGTAAGCCCTGTTAAGAAAGGCATAATTTCAAGCACTCTTTCAACTTTTGCACCTTCAAGGGTAAGCCTTCTTGCCATTATCATTCCTATATCACCAGAGCCAAGAATGACAAACCTATTACCTGGCATAAAACCTTCTATGTTAACCAATCTTTGTGCTGTCCCTGCTGTATATACTCCAGATGGTCTAAAACCTGGTGTTCTTATCTGAGCCCTTGTTCTTTCCCTTGCTCCCATCGCAAAGACAACCGCCCTTGCTTGGATTTCATTAAAACCATACCACTTGCTTGTTACGTATACCTTCTTCTGAGGTGTGATTTCAAGCACCATGGAGTCTAACATAAACTCCACGCCAAGTGATTCTGCTTCTTTTATAAACATCTCAGCATATTTTGGTCCTGGCATATCTTCTTTAAAAATCTCCACACCAAAACCGTTGTGGATACACTGATTTAATATACCGCCTGGCTCTTTATCACGCTCTATAACAAGCACAGACTCTGCTCCTTCTTTTTTTGCCTGTATGGCACTTGCAAGGCCACCTGGTCCACTTCCGATTACAACTACATCATAGATATCTTTTAACTGCATTCTGAACCTCTTTTGTTTTTCTAAAAAGGAATTTTGAATTATTTCCTCTCTTTGTAATTTCTGTTGGGTCTAAGTTCAAT comes from Caldisericaceae bacterium and encodes:
- a CDS encoding CTP synthase, which codes for MKIVFITGGVISSLGKGLVASSLGLLLESRFYNVNIVKVDPYLQIDAGTMSPYEHGEVFVTEDGGETDLDIGNYERFLNKHLTKDNSITTGRIYYSVLKKEREGKFLGKTVQVIPHITNEIKENLTNLAKDYDIIIVEIGGTVGDIESQPFIEAARQIKNDIGKENVSYIHVSLLPYLKATQELKTKPTQHSVKELRSMGIQPDLLVLRSEVEPSREIKEKLSLFTDVKPSNILGAVDTDNIYKIPILLESQGFSERVLEVLNLQKNTLNLTDFLNFLHKMENPTKTVRIAVVGKYVELKDAYKSLIEALRYGAVENSAKLSIEWVDAENLEGPDFRAILNKAMLQGIVVPGGFGKRGVEGMINAITFARENKIPFLGICLGMQLAVIEFSRNVCNLQNANSTEFDSNTPYPVIDTMESQKNLKELGGTMRIGSFKAVLKDGSLTQKIYGKKEVKERHRHRYEVNNDYIPILTNNGLVISGVSYDEKLVEFIELANHPFFVGTQAHPEFNSSPLNPNPLFTEFIKASLNYRP
- a CDS encoding NAD(P)/FAD-dependent oxidoreductase; the encoded protein is MQLKDIYDVVVIGSGPGGLASAIQAKKEGAESVLVIERDKEPGGILNQCIHNGFGVEIFKEDMPGPKYAEMFIKEAESLGVEFMLDSMVLEITPQKKVYVTSKWYGFNEIQARAVVFAMGARERTRAQIRTPGFRPSGVYTAGTAQRLVNIEGFMPGNRFVILGSGDIGMIMARRLTLEGAKVERVLEIMPFLTGLTRNYVQCLQDFNIPLQLKHTVKRILGKNRVEAVEIVEVDENFKPVKGSEEIITADTLLLSVGLVPEIELARSVGVAIDPTILGPYVDEEMQTSIPGIFAAGNVVHIFDLVDWVTEAGFIAGKGASRYALKEKTEKVLIPIKSGNNIHHVVPQFIKKDALEKAPIKLMMRVSKPIEEKVWIELRNENNLIFRKLERYVRPGEMVVLTIPQKTYDEVFKSNTLYVSVEKFGG
- a CDS encoding DUF1667 domain-containing protein — protein: MEKKNFTCLGCPVGCSLTVFIEEKEVIKVEGNQCNIGVEFAKEEVKEPKRKVTTSVRIKNAEYPLLPVYTDKPFPKDRIFELIKLLRSVEVEAPVKVDDIIIENVLNTQVNIRASRTFVRKNG
- a CDS encoding SDR family oxidoreductase yields the protein MDKVVVVVGASSGFGKEIFNYLKDKGFKTIGLARSFSDSEELSTFHLDVSNPEEVKRVLSKIIKNYGSIDVLINVAGFGIAGSVEDTPIEAIKKEMDVNFFGIVYTTKEVLSHMRKKRSGTIINFSSIASIIALPYQAFYSASKFAVEGFSEALAIEVEPFNINVVLIEPGDFKTGFTSKREKYTKEDSPYHAKFNSAISKMEKDEQNGENPAIVATLIYKIITSPKPRRKYIIGPFFEKLFVFLKRILPDSVITFIFKLYYGL